CACCCTGAGGACCCGGTGCCGGTTATTGTTCAACGCAGCTGGGAAGGCGAAGTGCTGGCTCACCCGCGTGGTGAGGGCGGTTTTGGCTATGACACGCTATTCTGGCTGCCCGATCAGAGCATGAGCGTGGCGGAATTACCCAGCGAGACGAAAAATCGCTTGAGTCATCGTGGGCGTGCCCTGAGCGGGCTAGTCGACGTGTTGAAGGTGGCCCATGGGTGAGCCATTGCCACCTTTATCGCTGTATATTCATACGCCGTGGTGCGTGCGCAAATGCCCTTATTGTGACTTTAATTCCCACGAGCCCCAGCATGATGAATTACCTGAAGCCGCTTACCTGAAGGCGCTGTTACAGGATATCGATGGCGATCTTGAGCTGGCGGCGGGGCGAACCGTGCAGAGCATATTTATCGGCGGCGGAACGCCTAGTCTGCTTTCACCAGGCTTTTATAAAAGCCTTTTATTCGAAGTAAGTGCTCGCTTACCATTTTCAGAAACGATTGAAATCACCCTTGAGGCGAACCCCGGCACGACGGAGCAAAGCCGTTTTACCGGCTATCGTGATGCGGGTATCAACCGGCTTTCGCTTGGGGTGCAAAGTTTCCATTCGGACCAGCTAGCCGCATTGGGGCGAATTCACAGCGGCGAAGAGGCCATCAAGGCCGTCAGCCAGGCGCGTCAGGCGGGTTTTGACAACCTCAATATTGACCTGATGCATGGCCTACCGCAGCAGACGCCTCAACTGGCGATGGCGGATATCGAGCAAGCGCTGGCGTTATCCCCTGAACACTTGTCCTGGTACCAACTGACGCTGGAGCCCAACACAGCGTTTTATGTCAATCCGCCGACCTTGCCCCATGAAGAAACCCTTTGGGACATTCAGGATGAGGGTCATTTACGTCTGGAGCAGGCGGGGTTAAAGCGCTACGAGATTTCCGCTTACGCGCAACCCGATCGACAGAGCCTGCACAATCTCAATTATTGGCAATTTGGCGATTATCTGGGCATCGGGGCAGGGGCTCACGGAAAGTTGAGCCACGTTGACTACCAGGGGCAGTGGCATATTGAACGGCGTTGGAAAACGCGTCAGCCGGATGCCTATTTAAGGCGTGTGAATGACCCACGTGGCTTTGCTGCGGGCAAGCAGTCTATTGCTGAACACGAACTGCCGCTGGAGTTCTCGATGAATGCCCTGCGTCTGACCCAGGGGGTGCCTGTCTCGATGTGGTCAGCGCATACGGGTTTGCCGGTTGATGTGTTATTGGCGCGTTTACACAATGCCGAGAAAAAAGGACTTTTGATGGAAATGCCCAAAAGACTACAGGCATCGCCTCAAGGTCTATTATTCTTGAACGAGTTGCTGGCATTGATAAGCGACGAGTAACTTCATAGATGACAATGTTAAGGAGTGAGCGATGCGTATT
This window of the Halomonas sp. SH5A2 genome carries:
- the hemW gene encoding radical SAM family heme chaperone HemW, producing MGEPLPPLSLYIHTPWCVRKCPYCDFNSHEPQHDELPEAAYLKALLQDIDGDLELAAGRTVQSIFIGGGTPSLLSPGFYKSLLFEVSARLPFSETIEITLEANPGTTEQSRFTGYRDAGINRLSLGVQSFHSDQLAALGRIHSGEEAIKAVSQARQAGFDNLNIDLMHGLPQQTPQLAMADIEQALALSPEHLSWYQLTLEPNTAFYVNPPTLPHEETLWDIQDEGHLRLEQAGLKRYEISAYAQPDRQSLHNLNYWQFGDYLGIGAGAHGKLSHVDYQGQWHIERRWKTRQPDAYLRRVNDPRGFAAGKQSIAEHELPLEFSMNALRLTQGVPVSMWSAHTGLPVDVLLARLHNAEKKGLLMEMPKRLQASPQGLLFLNELLALISDE